A genomic segment from Papilio machaon chromosome 20, ilPapMach1.1, whole genome shotgun sequence encodes:
- the LOC106707464 gene encoding uncharacterized protein LOC106707464 translates to MEESTVQNVSDVDTENQGTDPVAEKSADVSLEAVDTSQSLFPESPVYEPNEEVDTGIPEKETRLEESEATGDPPITTVKRKLSEEVLESDAKVQKLEIIDITDETMISTQNLDDEVSEINAIEEIEEKPTTSRLHTPIQSSPKKIKRSNSVEVKTISTPKIPRSASVDITVSPSKVKINLKEFSTSESIQPISTDSYSSRPSVEFVAEIPPIKIPETIVEESSEINDSQDFHLELSPTSDIEALEQKPEIKTHYNSDPVLVKNREEILDPGKIQPIRSEGYNYSDLSSNLSQTLPKEYSKGKTTDQESTDSACSVLDSPEHLPSVPSKLISKLSNGNSSTPTEIAHSKHIEDSDGTPDFVKLNGRKMKKGKNESFRASNATTPSTISPLQNGHSLPMSTPQIPSFDIHVSHNEDFEFLSLYIVRTDNDTGIEMCKEYQRVSKKFSIDPYLGDVSVSTSPSSVTSAGMINLPNRISFASTVSTSSTSSNRTSDGAFVVPQPPRKSVSNPSVSVKGYDALMKKLHDIFSHLRDTSIDEGNRSLAEDKVSIGIQTLSSETISNGNASPDEVSKCDKATPKSSLKKTRVRGRRHMGNKTKRALLPTQTEEPEHMHGMNSPEMVPTNGDNGKMSPIKSPKDEKPLSTLVGTPKSITKLKQKRRPTSPRPATPVEKAIIKPEYPGYQPDTVVLAKWVDKRYYSGKVLEITEPNKYLIKFDDGQSKVLLDEFIIFGDMKKLPLQGQSVYALVDEEQNYEPGLVLGVEENDNGIVTYKCTTDGIDTTVMVTASELYLTEDQARSIKETSRSRSPTAPSTPRRRHNRELDLDNIIQGPRSARSRDKGNSSARKRVVSPKSPKASTSGVKTKSTPVSRKRLASESSEISESSNSAPPTRLEEVAGVEPEVQRTPRKIDGVKAGPLQLKGAAKQNIGKKNSKLAKFENDADTCNTLGPIVRDNKLFEGQHFLLTCTETPRREAMPKFQESRHYSSEEDSEATSALGGTDTEDLVFCDKPFNKERLKEQLEAGGGIVHSHFDDVPKSKYSVCKLIAPRPCLTAKYIQCLAADIRALSHGWVISSCLQKTALDIDAFVLPAGWSIIKDMFINWVPSSGKRNSTFFKDKVILLCWEQDTFVKFWDRVASLAGATTRVVNEENLNMSGALALVTDCDCPHEVQNKANQDNIPLVSTTWVVQCLIEAKVLAPTSHDKFSFMYTELE, encoded by the exons atggAAGAATCGACTGTCCAAAATGTATCTGATGTTGATACCGAAAATCAAGGAACAG ATCCGGTTGCAGAGAAGTCGGCGGATGTCAGCTTAGAAGCTGTGGATACTTCCCAGTCCTTGTTTCCTGAGAGTCCAGTGTACGAACCCAATGAAGAAGTAGATACTGGAATCCCAGAG AAGGAGACGAGATTGGAAGAATCCGAAGCCACAG GTGACCCACCAATAACAACGGTTAAAAGAAAACTCTCCGAAGAAGTACTTGAAAGCGATgcaaaagtacaaaaattgGAAATCATTGATATAACTGATGAAACTATGATATCTACTCAGAATTTAGACGATGAAGTATCTGAGATTAATGCAATTGAGGAAATAGAAGAAAAACCTACTACCTCAAGATTGCATACTCCAATTCAATCGAGtccaaagaaaataaaacgcaGCAACAGTGTTGAAGTAAAAACAATTAGTACACCAAAGATACCTAGATCTGCAAGCGTAGATATTACTGTATCACCgagtaaagttaaaattaatctgaAAGAATTCTCAACATCGGAGTCTATACAACCTATTAGTACAGATTCATATAGTTCGAGACCAAGCGTTGAATTTGTGGCTGAAATACCTCCAATTAAAATACCAGAGACAATCGTTGAAGAAAGCTCTGAAATTAATGATTCACAAGATTTCCATTTAGAACTTTCACCTACTTCTGATATTGAGGCATTGGAACAAAAACCAGAAATCAAAACTCACTATAATAGTGATCCAGTGTTAGTTAAAAATAGAGAAGAGATTTTAGATCCAGGTAAAATTCAACCTATAAGAAGTGAAGGATATAATTACTCCGATCTGAGTAGCAATTTGTCTCAAACACTTCCGAAAGAGTATAGTAAAGGTAAAACTACAGACCAAGAAAGTACTGATAGTGCTTGTTCTGTTTTAGACAGTCCAGAACATTTACCTAGCGTACCTTCGAAACTCATTTCTAAATTATCTAACGGAAACTCTTCAACACCTACAGAAATAGCTCATTCAAAGCATATAGAAGATAGTGATGGTACACCTGATTTTGTCAAACTAAACGGTAGAAAGatgaaaaaaggtaaaaatgaATCTTTCCGAGCTAGCAATGCGACAACACCATCAACAATATCTCCTTTACAAAATGGCCACTCGTTACCTATGAGTACTCCACAAATACCATCATTTGATATCCATGTAAGTCATAATGAGGACTTTGAATTCTTATCATTGTACATCGTGAGAACTGACAATGACACCGGAATAGAAATGTGTAAAGAGTACCAAAGAGTTTCAAAGAAGTTTTCGATAGATCCATACTTGGGAGATGTGTCAGTTAGTACATCACCATCCAGTGTTACCAGTGCTGGAATGATAAATCTACCGAATAGAATCTCTTTCGCATCAACCGTCAGTACATCATCGACTTCAAGCAATAGAACAAGCGATGGAGCATTTGTAGTTCCTCAACCACCGAGAAAATCAGTTTCAAACCCGAGTGTATCCGTCAAAGGATATGATGCTCTAATGAAAAAGCTACACGACATATTTTCGCATCTCCGAGACACTTCAATAGACGAAGGCAATCGTTCTCTAGCAGAAGATAAAGTATCTATCGGCATTCAAACATTATCAAGTGAAACTATCAGTAATGGGAATGCAAGCCCGGATGAAGTTAGTAAATGTGATAAGGCAACACCTAAAAGTTCATTAAAAAAGACTAGAGTTAGAGGTCGCAGACATATGGGCAATAAGACCAAACGAGCATTATTACCAACACAAACCGAAGAACCGGAACACATGCATGGTATGAATTCACCTGAAATGGTACCAACTAACGGAGATAATGGCAAAATGTCACCTATAAAATCACCTAAAGACGAGAAACCTTTATCAACTTTAGTTGGAACACCTAAATCTATTactaaattgaaacaaaaacgtCGTCCTACATCTCCTAGACCGGCAACACCTGTAGAAAAAGCTATAATAAAACCAGAATATCCCGGTTACCAACCAGACACGGTCGTCTTAGCCAAATGGGTCGATAAACGTTATTATTCCGGTAAAGTACTAGAAATTACCGaacctaataaatatttaattaaatttgatgacGGACAGAGTAAAGTATTGTTggatgaatttataattttcggTGATATGAAGAAGTTACCTTTGCAAGGGCAATCTGTGTACGCTTTAGTTGATGAGGAACAAAACTATGAGCCCGGATTAGTGCTTGGTGTTGAAGAGAATGATAACGGCATTGTTACATATAAATGCACAACTGATGg tatTGACACAACAGTAATGGTGACAGCGAGTGAGTTGTACTTAACGGAGGACCAGGCGAGGTCCATTAAAGAGACCTCAAGGTCCAGGTCTCCCACCGCACCTTCTACACCCAGGCGACGACACAACAGGGAGCTAGACttagataatattattcag GGTCCAAGAAGTGCTCGTAGTCGAGACAAGGGAAATTCTAGTGCAAGGAAACGTGTTGTGTCACCAAAGAGCCCTAAAGCATCAACTTCAG GTGTGAAGACAAAAAGTACTCCGGTTAGTAGAAAACGTTTAGCGAGTGAGAGTAGTGAGATAAGTGAAAGTTCCAACTCCGCTCCACCAACACGGCTCGAGGAAGTGGCAGGTGTTGAGCCCGAGGTGCAGAGGACTCCGAGGAAGATAGATGGTGTTAAAG CCGGTCCTTTACAATTAAAAGGCGCGGCGAAACAAAATATCGGCAAGAAGAACTCTAAGCTGGCAAAGTTTGAGAATGACGCGGACACCTGCAACACTCTCGGGCCAATTGTACGCGACAACAAACTGTTTGAGGGACAGCACTTTCTCCTCACTTGCACTGAGACTCCCAGACGAGAGGCTATGCCAAAG TTCCAAGAAAGTCGTCACTACTCATCAGAAGAAGACAGTGAGGCTACATCAGCACTCGGAGGTACTGACACCGAGGACCTGGTGTTCTGTGATAAGCCCTTCAATAAGGAACGACTTAAGGAGCAATTAGAGGCAGGCGGAGGAATTGTACACAG TCATTTCGATGATGTGCCAAAGAGTAAATACTCAGTTTGTAAGCTGATTGCACCGAGGCCTTGTCTCACCGCTAAGTACATCCAGTGCTTGGCTGCAGATATACGAGCACTGTCTCACGGCTGGGTTATATCAAGTTGTCTGCAGAAAACTGCACTCGATATTGATGCCTTCGTATTACCAGCGGGATGGTCCATAATCAAagatatgtttattaattgg GTCCCATCATCAGGCAAACGCAATTCAACATTCTTCAAAGACAAAGTAATCCTGTTATGCTGGGAACAGGACACATTTGTTAAATTCTGGGATCGAGTAGCATCTCTAGCTGGAGCCACCACCAGAGTTGTTAACGAGGAGAATTTAAACATGTCCGGGGCACTTGCTCTGGTCACCGACTGTGATTGTCCTCATGAGGTCCAGAATAAAGCAAATCAAGACAACATTCCGTTAGTGTCAACAACTTGGGTCGTTCAATGTCTGATTGAAGCAAAAGTGCTCGCTCCGACCAGCCACGATAAGTTCTCATTTATGTATACAGAACTCGAATGA